A genomic region of Apus apus isolate bApuApu2 chromosome 24, bApuApu2.pri.cur, whole genome shotgun sequence contains the following coding sequences:
- the LOC127394135 gene encoding transducin-like enhancer protein 1 isoform X3, whose protein sequence is MFPQNRPPAHLQAPSAASGATVTASAIHSTPQSLKLTYPETLDRIKEEFQFLQNQYHSLKLECEKLATEKTELQRHYVMYYEMSYGLNIEMHKQTEIAKRLNVICAQLIPFLSQEHQQQVVQAVERAKQVTMTDLNAAIGHQLQTQHLSHHAPPIPLTPHPSGMQPTSLAGIGSASGLLALSGALGAQAQLLAKDDRGVHDTEPRERDPGPSSLALPNGERARAISEYLSSSKKRKVEEKDFVTDYGSDADKSEDNLVVDEDPSSPHSVHSYSSRENAVEKVPLGRKETVPLSPTSMGSSSSTSPSQSKDAPTVEKAGTPSLKSSTPTSQGDAVVPGSSSAQQFRPSAAKAPVDPLALGLRTPLGVQSPYSAAFSMAHPAVNGDMAGTGAYTSLHLMSPQLNGAAATVGAGSYGRSPLVGYDPHPHMRIPGLAAGIQVGTSGKPAYSFHVSADGQMQPVPFPPDALIGSGIPRHARQLHTLTHGEVVCAVTISNSTRHVYTGGKGCVKVWDVGQPGTKTAVAQLDCLNRDNYIRSCKLLPDGRSLIVGGEASTLSIWDLAAPTPRIKAELTSSAPACYALAISPDAKVCFSCCSDGNIVVWDLQNQTLVRQFQGHTDGASCIDISNDGTKLWTGGLDNTVRCWDLREGRQLQQHDFSSQIFSLGYCPTGEWLAVGMESSNVEILHVTKPDKYQLHLHESCVLSLKFASCGKWFVSTGKDNLLNAWRTPYGASIFQSKETSSVLSCDVSTDDQFIVTGSGDKKATVYEVIY, encoded by the exons ATGTTTCCTCAGAACCGGCCCCCG GCCCATCTCCAGGCACCTTCCGCTGCCTCAGGAGCCACTGTCACTGCCAGTGCCATCCACAGCACCCCTCAGTCCCTCAAGCTGACCTACCCGGAGACCTTGGACCGCATCAAGGAGGAGTTCCAGTTCCTGCAGAACCAATACCACAG cttgAAGTTAGAATGTGAAAAGCtggcaacagaaaaaacagaactcCAGCGTCATTATGTCATG TACTACGAGATGTCCTATGGCCTGAACATCGAGATGCACAAACAG ACGGAGATCGCGAAGCGGCTCAACGTGATCTGTGCCCAGCTCATCCCGTTCCTGTCTCAGGAG caccagcagcaggtggTTCAGGCCGTGGAGCGAGCGAAGCAGGTGACTATGACCGACCTGAACGCGGCCATCGGG caccagctccagaCCCAGCACCTCTCTCACCACGCTCCCCCCATTCCGCTGACCCCCCACCCCTCTGGGATGCAGCCCACCAGTCTTGCAGGCATCGGCAGTGCCTCGGGACTGCTGGCACTCTCAGGGGCACTGGGGGCCCAGGCCCAGCTCCTCGCCAAGGATGACCGAGGAGTCCATGACACTGAGCCCAGAG AGCGGGACCCCGGCCCC AGCTCCCTGGCGCTGCCCAACGGGGAGCGGGCACGAGCCATCTCTGAGTACCTGAGCAGCAGTAAGAAAAggaaggtggaggagaaggactttgtTACAGACTAC GGCAGCGACGCAGACAAAAGCGAAGACAATTTGGTGGTGGATGAG GACCCCTCTTCCCCGCACAGTGTCCACTCCTACTCATCCCGGGAGAATGCGGTGGAGAAGGTCCcactggggaggaaggagactGTTCCACTCAGCCCGACCTCCATGGGCTCCTCGAGCAGCACGTCCCCATCACAGAGCAAGGATGCACCCACG GTGGagaaggcagggacacctaGCCTGAAGTCCAGCACCCCCACCTCCCAGGGTGACGCTGTGGTCCCAGgctccagcagtgcccagcagtTCCGTCCCTCTGCTGCCAAGGCCCCTGTGGATCCCCTGG ccctgggccTAAGGACCCCGCTGGGGGTGCAGAGCCCCTACTCAGCCGCCTTCAGCATGGCCCACCCTGCCGTTAATGGGGACATGGCCGGGACCGGAGCCTACACCAGCCTCCACCTCATGTCCCCACAGCTCAACGGGGCTGCAGCCACCGTGGGAGCTGGCAGCTACGGGCGCTCCCCCCTG GTGGGCTATGACCCGCACCCCCACATGCGCATCCCAGGGCTCGCAGCTGGCATCCAAGTGGGGACGTCAGGGAAACC TGCCTACTCCTTCCATGTCAGTGCCGATGGGCAGATGCAGCCGGTGCCTTTCCCACCCGACGCCCTCATCGGCTCCGGCATCCCCCGCCACGCGCGGCAGCTCCACACCCTGACCCACGGCGAGGTGGTCTGCGCTGTCACCATCAGCAACTCCACACGACATGTCTACACTGGGGGCAAGGGCTGTGTGAAGGTGTGGGACGTGGGGCAGCCGGGCACCAAGACGGCCGTGGCTCAGCTGGACTGCTTG AACCGCGACAACTACATCCGCTCCTGCAAGCTGCTGCCCGATGGCCGCAGCCTGATTGTGGGGGGCGAGGCCAGCACCCTCTCCATCTGGGACCTGGCAGCCCCCACGCCCCGCATCAAGGCCGAGCTCAcctcctctgcccctgcctgctATGCCCTGGCCATCAGCCCCGATGCCAAagtctgcttttcctgctgcagtgatGGCAACATCGTGGTGTGGGACCTGCAGAACCAGACCTTGGTCAG GCAGTTTCAAGGACACACGGATGGTGCCAGCTGCATTGACATCTCCAATGATGGCACCAAGCTGTGGACAGGAGGGCTGGACAACACGGTGCGGTGCTGGGACCTGCGGGAGGGGCgtcagctgcagcagcatgaCTTCAGCTCCCAG ATCTTCTCCCTGGGGTACTGCCCAACAGGAGAGTGGCTGGCAGTGGGCATGGAGAGCAGCAATGTGGAGATCCTGCATGTCACCAAGCCAGACAAGTACCAGCTGCACCTCCACGAGAGCTGTGTCCTCTCCCTCAAGTTTGCCTCCTGTG ggaagtggttcgTGAGCACGGGGAAGGACAACCTGCTGAACGCCTGGCGGACGCCCTATGGAGCCAGCATCTTCCAG TCAAAGGAAACCTCCTCTGTCCTCAGCTGTGATGTCTCCACGGATGACCAGTTCATCGTCACTGGCTCAGGGGACAAGAAAGCTACAGTTTATGAGGTCATTTACTGA
- the LOC127394135 gene encoding transducin-like enhancer protein 1 isoform X1 has translation MFPQNRPPAHLQAPSAASGATVTASAIHSTPQSLKLTYPETLDRIKEEFQFLQNQYHSLKLECEKLATEKTELQRHYVMYYEMSYGLNIEMHKQTEIAKRLNVICAQLIPFLSQEHQQQVVQAVERAKQVTMTDLNAAIGHQLQTQHLSHHAPPIPLTPHPSGMQPTSLAGIGSASGLLALSGALGAQAQLLAKDDRGVHDTEPRERDPGPSSLALPNGERARAISEYLSSSKKRKVEEKDFVTDYGSDADKSEDNLVVDEDPSSPHSVHSYSSRENAVEKVPLGRKETVPLSPTSMGSSSSTSPSQSKDAPTVEKAGTPSLKSSTPTSQGDAVVPGSSSAQQFRPSAAKAPVDPLALGLRTPLGVQSPYSAAFSMAHPAVNGDMAGTGAYTSLHLMSPQLNGAAATVGAGSYGRSPLVGYDPHPHMRIPGLAAGIQVGTSGKPAYSFHVSADGQMQPVPFPPDALIGSGIPRHARQLHTLTHGEVVCAVTISNSTRHVYTGGKGCVKVWDVGQPGTKTAVAQLDCLNRDNYIRSCKLLPDGRSLIVGGEASTLSIWDLAAPTPRIKAELTSSAPACYALAISPDAKVCFSCCSDGNIVVWDLQNQTLVSFKDTRMVPAALTSPMMAPSCGQEGWTTRCGAGTCGRGVSCSSMTSAPRSSPWGTAQQESGWQWAWRAAMWRSCMSPSQTSTSCTSTRAVSSPSSLPPVVGTSPACAWAASSPGKWFVSTGKDNLLNAWRTPYGASIFQSKETSSVLSCDVSTDDQFIVTGSGDKKATVYEVIY, from the exons ATGTTTCCTCAGAACCGGCCCCCG GCCCATCTCCAGGCACCTTCCGCTGCCTCAGGAGCCACTGTCACTGCCAGTGCCATCCACAGCACCCCTCAGTCCCTCAAGCTGACCTACCCGGAGACCTTGGACCGCATCAAGGAGGAGTTCCAGTTCCTGCAGAACCAATACCACAG cttgAAGTTAGAATGTGAAAAGCtggcaacagaaaaaacagaactcCAGCGTCATTATGTCATG TACTACGAGATGTCCTATGGCCTGAACATCGAGATGCACAAACAG ACGGAGATCGCGAAGCGGCTCAACGTGATCTGTGCCCAGCTCATCCCGTTCCTGTCTCAGGAG caccagcagcaggtggTTCAGGCCGTGGAGCGAGCGAAGCAGGTGACTATGACCGACCTGAACGCGGCCATCGGG caccagctccagaCCCAGCACCTCTCTCACCACGCTCCCCCCATTCCGCTGACCCCCCACCCCTCTGGGATGCAGCCCACCAGTCTTGCAGGCATCGGCAGTGCCTCGGGACTGCTGGCACTCTCAGGGGCACTGGGGGCCCAGGCCCAGCTCCTCGCCAAGGATGACCGAGGAGTCCATGACACTGAGCCCAGAG AGCGGGACCCCGGCCCC AGCTCCCTGGCGCTGCCCAACGGGGAGCGGGCACGAGCCATCTCTGAGTACCTGAGCAGCAGTAAGAAAAggaaggtggaggagaaggactttgtTACAGACTAC GGCAGCGACGCAGACAAAAGCGAAGACAATTTGGTGGTGGATGAG GACCCCTCTTCCCCGCACAGTGTCCACTCCTACTCATCCCGGGAGAATGCGGTGGAGAAGGTCCcactggggaggaaggagactGTTCCACTCAGCCCGACCTCCATGGGCTCCTCGAGCAGCACGTCCCCATCACAGAGCAAGGATGCACCCACG GTGGagaaggcagggacacctaGCCTGAAGTCCAGCACCCCCACCTCCCAGGGTGACGCTGTGGTCCCAGgctccagcagtgcccagcagtTCCGTCCCTCTGCTGCCAAGGCCCCTGTGGATCCCCTGG ccctgggccTAAGGACCCCGCTGGGGGTGCAGAGCCCCTACTCAGCCGCCTTCAGCATGGCCCACCCTGCCGTTAATGGGGACATGGCCGGGACCGGAGCCTACACCAGCCTCCACCTCATGTCCCCACAGCTCAACGGGGCTGCAGCCACCGTGGGAGCTGGCAGCTACGGGCGCTCCCCCCTG GTGGGCTATGACCCGCACCCCCACATGCGCATCCCAGGGCTCGCAGCTGGCATCCAAGTGGGGACGTCAGGGAAACC TGCCTACTCCTTCCATGTCAGTGCCGATGGGCAGATGCAGCCGGTGCCTTTCCCACCCGACGCCCTCATCGGCTCCGGCATCCCCCGCCACGCGCGGCAGCTCCACACCCTGACCCACGGCGAGGTGGTCTGCGCTGTCACCATCAGCAACTCCACACGACATGTCTACACTGGGGGCAAGGGCTGTGTGAAGGTGTGGGACGTGGGGCAGCCGGGCACCAAGACGGCCGTGGCTCAGCTGGACTGCTTG AACCGCGACAACTACATCCGCTCCTGCAAGCTGCTGCCCGATGGCCGCAGCCTGATTGTGGGGGGCGAGGCCAGCACCCTCTCCATCTGGGACCTGGCAGCCCCCACGCCCCGCATCAAGGCCGAGCTCAcctcctctgcccctgcctgctATGCCCTGGCCATCAGCCCCGATGCCAAagtctgcttttcctgctgcagtgatGGCAACATCGTGGTGTGGGACCTGCAGAACCAGACCTTGGTCAG TTTCAAGGACACACGGATGGTGCCAGCTGCATTGACATCTCCAATGATGGCACCAAGCTGTGGACAGGAGGGCTGGACAACACGGTGCGGTGCTGGGACCTGCGGGAGGGGCgtcagctgcagcagcatgaCTTCAGCTCCCAG ATCTTCTCCCTGGGGTACTGCCCAACAGGAGAGTGGCTGGCAGTGGGCATGGAGAGCAGCAATGTGGAGATCCTGCATGTCACCAAGCCAGACAAGTACCAGCTGCACCTCCACGAGAGCTGTGTCCTCTCCCTCAAGTTTGCCTCCTGTGGTAGGGACCAGCCCTGCTTGTGCTTGGGCTGCGTCCAGCCCAG ggaagtggttcgTGAGCACGGGGAAGGACAACCTGCTGAACGCCTGGCGGACGCCCTATGGAGCCAGCATCTTCCAG TCAAAGGAAACCTCCTCTGTCCTCAGCTGTGATGTCTCCACGGATGACCAGTTCATCGTCACTGGCTCAGGGGACAAGAAAGCTACAGTTTATGAGGTCATTTACTGA
- the LOC127394135 gene encoding transducin-like enhancer protein 1 isoform X2 encodes MFPQNRPPAHLQAPSAASGATVTASAIHSTPQSLKLTYPETLDRIKEEFQFLQNQYHSLKLECEKLATEKTELQRHYVMYYEMSYGLNIEMHKQTEIAKRLNVICAQLIPFLSQEHQQQVVQAVERAKQHQLQTQHLSHHAPPIPLTPHPSGMQPTSLAGIGSASGLLALSGALGAQAQLLAKDDRGVHDTEPRERDPGPSSLALPNGERARAISEYLSSSKKRKVEEKDFVTDYGSDADKSEDNLVVDEDPSSPHSVHSYSSRENAVEKVPLGRKETVPLSPTSMGSSSSTSPSQSKDAPTVEKAGTPSLKSSTPTSQGDAVVPGSSSAQQFRPSAAKAPVDPLALGLRTPLGVQSPYSAAFSMAHPAVNGDMAGTGAYTSLHLMSPQLNGAAATVGAGSYGRSPLVGYDPHPHMRIPGLAAGIQVGTSGKPAYSFHVSADGQMQPVPFPPDALIGSGIPRHARQLHTLTHGEVVCAVTISNSTRHVYTGGKGCVKVWDVGQPGTKTAVAQLDCLNRDNYIRSCKLLPDGRSLIVGGEASTLSIWDLAAPTPRIKAELTSSAPACYALAISPDAKVCFSCCSDGNIVVWDLQNQTLVSFKDTRMVPAALTSPMMAPSCGQEGWTTRCGAGTCGRGVSCSSMTSAPRSSPWGTAQQESGWQWAWRAAMWRSCMSPSQTSTSCTSTRAVSSPSSLPPVVGTSPACAWAASSPGKWFVSTGKDNLLNAWRTPYGASIFQSKETSSVLSCDVSTDDQFIVTGSGDKKATVYEVIY; translated from the exons ATGTTTCCTCAGAACCGGCCCCCG GCCCATCTCCAGGCACCTTCCGCTGCCTCAGGAGCCACTGTCACTGCCAGTGCCATCCACAGCACCCCTCAGTCCCTCAAGCTGACCTACCCGGAGACCTTGGACCGCATCAAGGAGGAGTTCCAGTTCCTGCAGAACCAATACCACAG cttgAAGTTAGAATGTGAAAAGCtggcaacagaaaaaacagaactcCAGCGTCATTATGTCATG TACTACGAGATGTCCTATGGCCTGAACATCGAGATGCACAAACAG ACGGAGATCGCGAAGCGGCTCAACGTGATCTGTGCCCAGCTCATCCCGTTCCTGTCTCAGGAG caccagcagcaggtggTTCAGGCCGTGGAGCGAGCGAAGCAG caccagctccagaCCCAGCACCTCTCTCACCACGCTCCCCCCATTCCGCTGACCCCCCACCCCTCTGGGATGCAGCCCACCAGTCTTGCAGGCATCGGCAGTGCCTCGGGACTGCTGGCACTCTCAGGGGCACTGGGGGCCCAGGCCCAGCTCCTCGCCAAGGATGACCGAGGAGTCCATGACACTGAGCCCAGAG AGCGGGACCCCGGCCCC AGCTCCCTGGCGCTGCCCAACGGGGAGCGGGCACGAGCCATCTCTGAGTACCTGAGCAGCAGTAAGAAAAggaaggtggaggagaaggactttgtTACAGACTAC GGCAGCGACGCAGACAAAAGCGAAGACAATTTGGTGGTGGATGAG GACCCCTCTTCCCCGCACAGTGTCCACTCCTACTCATCCCGGGAGAATGCGGTGGAGAAGGTCCcactggggaggaaggagactGTTCCACTCAGCCCGACCTCCATGGGCTCCTCGAGCAGCACGTCCCCATCACAGAGCAAGGATGCACCCACG GTGGagaaggcagggacacctaGCCTGAAGTCCAGCACCCCCACCTCCCAGGGTGACGCTGTGGTCCCAGgctccagcagtgcccagcagtTCCGTCCCTCTGCTGCCAAGGCCCCTGTGGATCCCCTGG ccctgggccTAAGGACCCCGCTGGGGGTGCAGAGCCCCTACTCAGCCGCCTTCAGCATGGCCCACCCTGCCGTTAATGGGGACATGGCCGGGACCGGAGCCTACACCAGCCTCCACCTCATGTCCCCACAGCTCAACGGGGCTGCAGCCACCGTGGGAGCTGGCAGCTACGGGCGCTCCCCCCTG GTGGGCTATGACCCGCACCCCCACATGCGCATCCCAGGGCTCGCAGCTGGCATCCAAGTGGGGACGTCAGGGAAACC TGCCTACTCCTTCCATGTCAGTGCCGATGGGCAGATGCAGCCGGTGCCTTTCCCACCCGACGCCCTCATCGGCTCCGGCATCCCCCGCCACGCGCGGCAGCTCCACACCCTGACCCACGGCGAGGTGGTCTGCGCTGTCACCATCAGCAACTCCACACGACATGTCTACACTGGGGGCAAGGGCTGTGTGAAGGTGTGGGACGTGGGGCAGCCGGGCACCAAGACGGCCGTGGCTCAGCTGGACTGCTTG AACCGCGACAACTACATCCGCTCCTGCAAGCTGCTGCCCGATGGCCGCAGCCTGATTGTGGGGGGCGAGGCCAGCACCCTCTCCATCTGGGACCTGGCAGCCCCCACGCCCCGCATCAAGGCCGAGCTCAcctcctctgcccctgcctgctATGCCCTGGCCATCAGCCCCGATGCCAAagtctgcttttcctgctgcagtgatGGCAACATCGTGGTGTGGGACCTGCAGAACCAGACCTTGGTCAG TTTCAAGGACACACGGATGGTGCCAGCTGCATTGACATCTCCAATGATGGCACCAAGCTGTGGACAGGAGGGCTGGACAACACGGTGCGGTGCTGGGACCTGCGGGAGGGGCgtcagctgcagcagcatgaCTTCAGCTCCCAG ATCTTCTCCCTGGGGTACTGCCCAACAGGAGAGTGGCTGGCAGTGGGCATGGAGAGCAGCAATGTGGAGATCCTGCATGTCACCAAGCCAGACAAGTACCAGCTGCACCTCCACGAGAGCTGTGTCCTCTCCCTCAAGTTTGCCTCCTGTGGTAGGGACCAGCCCTGCTTGTGCTTGGGCTGCGTCCAGCCCAG ggaagtggttcgTGAGCACGGGGAAGGACAACCTGCTGAACGCCTGGCGGACGCCCTATGGAGCCAGCATCTTCCAG TCAAAGGAAACCTCCTCTGTCCTCAGCTGTGATGTCTCCACGGATGACCAGTTCATCGTCACTGGCTCAGGGGACAAGAAAGCTACAGTTTATGAGGTCATTTACTGA
- the LOC127394135 gene encoding transducin-like enhancer protein 1 isoform X6, whose protein sequence is MFPQNRPPAHLQAPSAASGATVTASAIHSTPQSLKLTYPETLDRIKEEFQFLQNQYHSLKLECEKLATEKTELQRHYVMYYEMSYGLNIEMHKQTEIAKRLNVICAQLIPFLSQEHQQQVVQAVERAKQHQLQTQHLSHHAPPIPLTPHPSGMQPTSLAGIGSASGLLALSGALGAQAQLLAKDDRGVHDTEPRERDPGPSSLALPNGERARAISEYLSSSKKRKVEEKDFVTDYGSDADKSEDNLVVDEDPSSPHSVHSYSSRENAVEKVPLGRKETVPLSPTSMGSSSSTSPSQSKDAPTVEKAGTPSLKSSTPTSQGDAVVPGSSSAQQFRPSAAKAPVDPLALGLRTPLGVQSPYSAAFSMAHPAVNGDMAGTGAYTSLHLMSPQLNGAAATVGAGSYGRSPLVGYDPHPHMRIPGLAAGIQVGTSGKPAYSFHVSADGQMQPVPFPPDALIGSGIPRHARQLHTLTHGEVVCAVTISNSTRHVYTGGKGCVKVWDVGQPGTKTAVAQLDCLNRDNYIRSCKLLPDGRSLIVGGEASTLSIWDLAAPTPRIKAELTSSAPACYALAISPDAKVCFSCCSDGNIVVWDLQNQTLVRQFQGHTDGASCIDISNDGTKLWTGGLDNTVRCWDLREGRQLQQHDFSSQIFSLGYCPTGEWLAVGMESSNVEILHVTKPDKYQLHLHESCVLSLKFASCGKWFVSTGKDNLLNAWRTPYGASIFQSKETSSVLSCDVSTDDQFIVTGSGDKKATVYEVIY, encoded by the exons ATGTTTCCTCAGAACCGGCCCCCG GCCCATCTCCAGGCACCTTCCGCTGCCTCAGGAGCCACTGTCACTGCCAGTGCCATCCACAGCACCCCTCAGTCCCTCAAGCTGACCTACCCGGAGACCTTGGACCGCATCAAGGAGGAGTTCCAGTTCCTGCAGAACCAATACCACAG cttgAAGTTAGAATGTGAAAAGCtggcaacagaaaaaacagaactcCAGCGTCATTATGTCATG TACTACGAGATGTCCTATGGCCTGAACATCGAGATGCACAAACAG ACGGAGATCGCGAAGCGGCTCAACGTGATCTGTGCCCAGCTCATCCCGTTCCTGTCTCAGGAG caccagcagcaggtggTTCAGGCCGTGGAGCGAGCGAAGCAG caccagctccagaCCCAGCACCTCTCTCACCACGCTCCCCCCATTCCGCTGACCCCCCACCCCTCTGGGATGCAGCCCACCAGTCTTGCAGGCATCGGCAGTGCCTCGGGACTGCTGGCACTCTCAGGGGCACTGGGGGCCCAGGCCCAGCTCCTCGCCAAGGATGACCGAGGAGTCCATGACACTGAGCCCAGAG AGCGGGACCCCGGCCCC AGCTCCCTGGCGCTGCCCAACGGGGAGCGGGCACGAGCCATCTCTGAGTACCTGAGCAGCAGTAAGAAAAggaaggtggaggagaaggactttgtTACAGACTAC GGCAGCGACGCAGACAAAAGCGAAGACAATTTGGTGGTGGATGAG GACCCCTCTTCCCCGCACAGTGTCCACTCCTACTCATCCCGGGAGAATGCGGTGGAGAAGGTCCcactggggaggaaggagactGTTCCACTCAGCCCGACCTCCATGGGCTCCTCGAGCAGCACGTCCCCATCACAGAGCAAGGATGCACCCACG GTGGagaaggcagggacacctaGCCTGAAGTCCAGCACCCCCACCTCCCAGGGTGACGCTGTGGTCCCAGgctccagcagtgcccagcagtTCCGTCCCTCTGCTGCCAAGGCCCCTGTGGATCCCCTGG ccctgggccTAAGGACCCCGCTGGGGGTGCAGAGCCCCTACTCAGCCGCCTTCAGCATGGCCCACCCTGCCGTTAATGGGGACATGGCCGGGACCGGAGCCTACACCAGCCTCCACCTCATGTCCCCACAGCTCAACGGGGCTGCAGCCACCGTGGGAGCTGGCAGCTACGGGCGCTCCCCCCTG GTGGGCTATGACCCGCACCCCCACATGCGCATCCCAGGGCTCGCAGCTGGCATCCAAGTGGGGACGTCAGGGAAACC TGCCTACTCCTTCCATGTCAGTGCCGATGGGCAGATGCAGCCGGTGCCTTTCCCACCCGACGCCCTCATCGGCTCCGGCATCCCCCGCCACGCGCGGCAGCTCCACACCCTGACCCACGGCGAGGTGGTCTGCGCTGTCACCATCAGCAACTCCACACGACATGTCTACACTGGGGGCAAGGGCTGTGTGAAGGTGTGGGACGTGGGGCAGCCGGGCACCAAGACGGCCGTGGCTCAGCTGGACTGCTTG AACCGCGACAACTACATCCGCTCCTGCAAGCTGCTGCCCGATGGCCGCAGCCTGATTGTGGGGGGCGAGGCCAGCACCCTCTCCATCTGGGACCTGGCAGCCCCCACGCCCCGCATCAAGGCCGAGCTCAcctcctctgcccctgcctgctATGCCCTGGCCATCAGCCCCGATGCCAAagtctgcttttcctgctgcagtgatGGCAACATCGTGGTGTGGGACCTGCAGAACCAGACCTTGGTCAG GCAGTTTCAAGGACACACGGATGGTGCCAGCTGCATTGACATCTCCAATGATGGCACCAAGCTGTGGACAGGAGGGCTGGACAACACGGTGCGGTGCTGGGACCTGCGGGAGGGGCgtcagctgcagcagcatgaCTTCAGCTCCCAG ATCTTCTCCCTGGGGTACTGCCCAACAGGAGAGTGGCTGGCAGTGGGCATGGAGAGCAGCAATGTGGAGATCCTGCATGTCACCAAGCCAGACAAGTACCAGCTGCACCTCCACGAGAGCTGTGTCCTCTCCCTCAAGTTTGCCTCCTGTG ggaagtggttcgTGAGCACGGGGAAGGACAACCTGCTGAACGCCTGGCGGACGCCCTATGGAGCCAGCATCTTCCAG TCAAAGGAAACCTCCTCTGTCCTCAGCTGTGATGTCTCCACGGATGACCAGTTCATCGTCACTGGCTCAGGGGACAAGAAAGCTACAGTTTATGAGGTCATTTACTGA